The following is a genomic window from Hymenobacter monticola.
GCAATGTTTTGCCAGAGCAGCTTGAACCGCTCGCAGCTGCGCGCCTCGATGAGGGCCGATACCAGGAGCTGGTCCATGAGCTGGCGCTCGCGGGCGCCGCCCTTGCGCACGTGGGCCAGCAGCTGCACCACGTATTCGTCTTTGCGCGGGCGGCCCAGGGCGTAGCCGCGCTTGCGCAGCTCCAGCAGCACCCGCTCGAAGTGGCTCCACTCCTCGGCTACGAGGTCGGTTAGCTCGTCCACCAGACGGGTTTTCTCGGGGTAGTGGATAATCATGCTGATGCCGGTGCTGGCCGCTTTCTGCTCGCACCAGGCGTGGTCGACCAAGATGTCCTCGATGTTCTTCTCGGCAATGTTCACCCAGCGCGGGTCGGTGTTCAGCTTGAGCTTAAGAATGGTTTTCTCTTTCATGAGCTGCGCTATGAAAGCCAAGCAACAGAACTAAATTCTTGCTGCTTGGCTCTTAATTCTGAATGCTTAATTAAAGAAATTCCAGCGCACTCCAAACTGGAAGCGCCGCGGGTAGCCCGTGTAATAAGGCGTAGTGAAATAACCGCCTGAAATAATGCCTTGGTTGACGTAGGCTACTTTCAGGAACGCCGACACGGCCTTGATATCGGCCGAGAAAAAGACGTCGGCTACGGCGTGGTTGGTGATGGTGAAATGGTCTTGCTGGTAGAACTGCTGGGTGCTGGGGCTGTAATCGAAGGCCTTATAAGCCGACTGATAATACACCTGAATGCCGGTCTGGCTGAACAGCGCCTTGCGGAATATGTAGCTCTCGTAGAACACCCGCGAGTTGGTCACCAGCTTGGGAATGCGGATGCCCGTCACGTCGCCGCCCTGCGTGTAGGTGGCCTGGTTGTCGAAGCCCACACGGCCAAAATGCACCTGGTGCCGGGCAAATACCACCTGCAGGTTCTTGGCCACGGTGGCCTGCTCCGGCATGCCGGCCGTGTTATAATACACCAGGTTGGTGAGGTTGACGAGGCTGGCGCTGGCCTCGAAACGCTGCTGGCTGAGGCGGCCGATGTCGGGCAGATTAAAGCGCAGGCGGCCAGTGAGCTGGGTGCTGCTGGTGTTGCTGAACTCGGTGGGGGTGCCGGGCAGGTGGTGCCACTCGTAGTTGTTGCCCACTAGCTCCTGCTGCGTGAGCGTGGGCGAGTACGAGGAGCGCAGCGCCTCCACCCACAGCGGCCCCGTGCGCACCGAAGCGCGCAGCCAGTACTCGTCGAACAGCTTGTACTCGCCAGCCGCCTCTACGGCGTAAATCTTGTGGTAGTTGAACGCCACGGTGCCGCCCACAAAGGCCTGCGTGAACGTGCGGGTGGGCGCGCCCACCACCAGCGAGTCGCCGGTGGTGCTGCGGGCCGCGCGCACCTGGTTCGAATACAACGTCTTGGTGGCCAGGCTGGCGTTGCGCAGGCGGCCGTAGAGGCGGTACTCTGCGAAGTCGGTGCGGCCCAGCACGCCGAAGGTGTTTTCCACCTGCTTGAACTCGGCCCGGTCGAGAATGGCGCGGGTGTTGCGCAGCACGCGCGGGTAGAACCGCACGCGCGGAAAATACAATTCGCCCCGATTGAGGGGCGTCAGTTCGGTGTCGGAGTAGTTGTTGAACTGGCGCTTGGCGTCGAAGGTATGGTACACGGTGAGGCCGCGGCCCAGCAGCCGGTAAGTTTGGGTGAAGTACAGCTCGTCGCGGTCCTCCCGGTTAATGGCTTTGGTCAGGTAAACGCGTTGGGCACCGTAGTTGAACAGCTGGTTGGGGGCCGACTCGCCCAGCGTGATGCTGTCGCCGGTTTCCGCGTTGAGGGCACGCCGGATGATGGGCCAGATGCCGCCCTGCTCCGCGGCGCTGTGCCGGGCATTGCCAATATTGAAGAGCAAGTGGTACCGCTCGTTCTCGGATTGCAGGCGGCCGTAGAGCATCAGGTTGGAATGCTCGACCAGGCCCCGGCCCACGCCCCCGGTCCCGCCGGTGGTGGCCAGAATTTTATTGGAGGCGATGCGCTCGTAGTTGAAGCCCACGCTGAAATTCTTCTTCAGGCTGCGGCTGTAGTTGAACTCAAACACCTGCTCGCCGGCCCCGGACTGGATGTAGCGAAAAAACGAAAACGGCGAGCGGGAGTCGTAGTAGGGAATCTGGCTGGCGTCGTGCGCATACTTGTTGAACACGTCGCGCCCAAAGCGGGCCCCCAGTTGCAGGTTGGGTTGGTAGAGCAAGGGCCGCGAGGCCGTGCCCAACGCGCCCAAATCCTGCTGGAAAGTGGTGTCGTGCGCCCAAAACCTATCTTGCGGAAAGCGCGTGAGCGTGGTGTCGAGCAAGGTGCCGCCGGTGGAGTCGCGCAGCACTTCGGCCTCGTAAATGACGCGGGTGGTTTTCGGGCCGTACAGCACTTTGGTGGAGTCGTCGAGCACCTGCGCGTGGGCAGCGGCTGCGGCCAGCTTGGTGAGCAACAGCAACAGGGCCAGCAACCGCAGCCAGCATCCTAAAAATCCTCGTTTCGGGGCCTTCAAACAGGTAACAGATGCGCCGGAGCCCGGCAGGGTGAAAGTCAAATGGATGAGGCGACGGCCGGCGCGCCGGGCAGGAGCTGTCGCAGCTCGGCCGCGCCCGTGCCCAGAAACGCCACCCGCACCGGAATGGTATAGATGGGAAGCCCCGCCAGCGCCGGCTGCAGGGCAGCAGCGTGCAGGCGCGTGGCGTCCTTTTCCGTTGTAAAAATAGGCCAGCCCGGCTGCCAATGCGCCCGCAAGGCCTCAAGGTCTTTCTGCTGAAAAGCGTGGTGGTCGGGCAGTCGCGCATGATAACGAACCGTATACCCCTGACCTTCAATATACTCACGCAGCGGCTGCGGCTGCGCAATACCGGTCAGCAACAGAGCCGCGCCCACTGGCGGCGTAGGCGGCGAAGCTGGCAGCACCTCACCTTCCTTCAACTTTAAGGTTTTTGCAAAAGGCTGCGGCGTGCCGTATTCATACTTCGAAAACAGCACCGGCACATTAGGCCGGCCGTAGCAAACAATGCCTTGCTGCACAGTACCTTGCAGTGCCGCACTCAAGTCCGGCGGGCATTTCGTGACAATGACCACGTCGGCCCGGCGGGCCCCGCCGCGGCTCTCGCGCAGCCGGCCAGCGGGCAGCACCTGGTCCTCGTAAAACGGCCGGGCGTATTCCGTCAGCAGCACGTTGAGCGTGGGGCGCACGGCGCGGTGCTGGTAGGCGTCATCAAGCACGATGATGCTCGTATCCGGATGCATTTGCAAGAGCAGCCGCACGCCCAGGCCGCGTTTTTCGGCTGCCGCCACGGGCACGTTTTGCGGCGCAAAATGCTCGAAATACTGCCAGGGCTCGTCGCCCACCGTGGCGGCCGAATCCTGGAGGCCGGCCAGGCGCGGGCCGGTGGTTTGGCGGCCGTAGCCGCGGCTCAGGATGGCCGGGCGGTGGCCCTGGCGCAGCAGTTCCTCCACCAGCCAGATGACGTGCGGTGTCTTGCCCGTGCCCCCCACCCGCAGGTTGCCCACGCCCAGCAGCGGCACGGCGAAAGCTTCTGATTTTTTCCAGCCGGCGTCGTAGAGCCAATTGCGCACGGCCAGCACACCGGCGTAAAGCCAGGAAAACGGCAGCAATAAAAACACCAGCAATCGGCCCATACGCCCCCAAAAGTACGGCGGGTTTGGCCGGCACCGGGCGCGTACTTTTGACCCATGTCTACCCTGGCCGACCGTCTGCTGCATTTTCTGACCACTTTTCCGCTGCCCCCTGTTCTGCCCGCAGGTATGGAAGCCGTCAGCCCATTCCGCGAGCCGCCTGTACGGGAGCTGCTCAGCCGCTTTGCCCAGAAATATTACGCTGATAACCAGCCTCGCGTGGCGTTGCTCGGCATCAACCCCGGCCGCCTGGGCATGGGCCGCACCGGCGTCGCCTTCACCGACCCCGCGGCCCTGGCCGAACACTGCAGCATCGCCAACGACCTGCCGCGCGGCCGCCCCGAAACCTCTACGCAGTTCGTCTACAAGTTCATCAACGCGCTGGGCGGCCCGGCCGAGTTCTACCAGCATTTCTACATCAGTTCGCTCTACCCGCTGGTGCTCCTGAAAAACGGGCTGAATTACAACTACTACGACTCGCAGGCCCTCACCAAAGCCCTATGGCCCGACATTCAGCTTTCATTGCGCCAGCAAGTTGAAGAATTGGGCCTGCGCCGGGACGTGGCTGTGAGCCTTGGCAAGCGCAACGGTGAGTTTTTGAAGCGCCTGAATGCGGAGCTGGGCTTATTCGACAACGTCATCGTTCTCGACCACCCGCGCTACCTCATGCAATACAAAAGCCGCGAAGAAGCTACCAACGTAGCCAAATACGTGCAAACGCTGGGCGGTTTGATTCACGCAGATTGAACGACAAACCGCGTACAGCCCAAACAAGTCGTCCTTTTCTCTTTTTTTATTCCGCACTGATAATGCCCACCGTCCAAGACCTTGCCCGCCTGCTCGAAGCCGCCGCGCCCCTCGCCTACCAGGAAAGCTACGACAACGCCGGCTTGCAGTGCGGCAACCCGCAAGTTGAAATCACAGGCGTGCTCATCACCCTCGACTGCACGCCCGCCGTGGTGGCCGAGGCCGTGCGCCGCGGCTGCAATGTGGTAGTGGCCCACCACCCGGTCATTTTCCGCCCCCTCAAGCGCCTCACCGGGGCCAATGAGGTGGAGCAAACCATCATCGCGGCCCTCAAAAACGACGTGGCCATCTACGCCGCCCACACCAACCTCGACAACGTGCGCGGCGGCGTCAACGACAAGCTGGCCGAAAAGCTGGGCCTGCTGAAAACCCGCGTGCTGGCCCCGCAAAGCGGCATTTTGGCCCGCCTCATCACCTACGTGCCCAACCGGCCCGCAGACCAGCAGGCCGACGTGGCCGGCCGCGTGCTGGCCGCCCTCTACGCCGCCGGTGCTGGCCAAATAGGCCAGTACTCCGCCTGCAGCTTCCAAGCCGAGGGCACCGGCACCTTCACGCCCGGCGCGGGCACCCGGCCCGCCATCGGGGCCGAACACCGGCCTGAAACGGTGCCCGAAAAGCGCTTGGAAGTGCTACTGCCCCTGCACCGGCAGGCGGCCGTGCTGCGGGCCCTGCGCGCCGCGCACCCCTATGAGGAGGTGGCCTACGAGCTCATCAAGCTGGAAAACGTGCACCAGGAAGTGGGCGCTGGCTTGGTGGGTGAATTGCCGGAAGCCTTGGCCCCAGCCGCGTTTCGACAGTTACTGAAGCGGCAGCTGCTGGTGCCGGTGGTTCGCCACACGGCGTTTGAAAAACCTATCAAAACGGTGGCCATTTGCGGCGGGGCGGGCGCGTTTCTCATTGGCGCGGCGCGGGCCAGCGGGGCCGATGCTTACGTGACCGGCGACGTGAAATACCACGAGTTTTTTGGGGCCGAGGGGCAGCTCATGCTCTGCGACGTGGGCCATTTCGAGAGCGAGCAGTTCACCGGCGAGGTGTTCCGGGATTTGCTAACGGCCGGATTTGGACGTACTTTTGCGGTCTTAATCGCTGAAACCCCTACGAACCCCGTTCAATATGACTGCTAACAGTGCCGCCGTGGCGCCCGCCGACGTTCCCGTAGCCGCCAAGCTCGAAGCCCTGCTCACCCTGCAGCACCTCGACTCGCAGCTCGACGAAATCCGGCGCGTGCGGGGCGATTTGCCCGAAGAAGTGCGGGATTTGGAAGACGAAATCGCGGGCTACGAAGTGCGCGTGAAGAAATTCGACGAAGACATTCAGGGCCTGAACGACTTCATCAAGAGCCGCAAACAGGCCAGCAAAGACGCCGAGTCGCTCATCAAAAAGTACGACGAGCAGCAGCAGAACGTGCGCAACAACCGCGAGTTCGAAGCCATTGCCAAGGAAATTGAGCTGCAGCGCCTGGAAATCCAGATTGCCGACAAGAAAATCAAAGAGGCGCAGTACCAGATTGACGTGAAGAATGCCGAAATCAGCGGCACAAAGTCGAAGCTGGACGAGCGCCGCAAGGACCTCGACAACAAGAAAGGCGAGCTCGACACCATCGTGGCCGAGAACGAAGAAGAAGAGCGCGGCCTGATGGCCCAGCGCGACGAAGCCACCAAGCCGGTGGAAGACCGCCTGCTGACGGCCTACACCCGCATCCGCGGCAACGTGCGCAACGGCCTGGCCGTGGTGCTGGTGCGCCGCGACGCCTGCGGCGGCTGCTTCAACACGGTGCCGCCCCAGCGCCAGGCCGATATCATCTCGCACAAGAAAATCATTGTGTGCGAGCACTGCGGCCGCATCCTGGCCGACGTAGAAGCCCGCACGGCCTAAGCTCCGCCGCAAGCAACTCATCAATCTGATTTGCTGATTAGAATCGTAAAAAGGAACGGCCCCGCGTCGTTCCTTTTTTATTTAAGCGTGACATGACCTTTTTGGCTGCAATGGTTCGGGGAAAGGCCGCTGGTCGATGGAAGGGCGCCGGGCGGGTGGGCGGAGTGGCTGCGTGCCTGCTGCTGTCGGGCTTTGCCCCGCGGCAAGCGGTTCCGGCCCTGGAGCAGCCCGCCGAAACCGCTGCCAGTGCCGGCGAGCTTACCCCCTCTAGCCGGCGCGCCTACGCCGAGGTACTCAAGCTGCGCCTGGGCTCTGCCCGCGAATTGCTGCGGCCCGAGCTGACCAGCACGCCCGCCGCGCCCGCGCCCCTGCTGGTGGCCAACTGCGTCGACTTTGCCGACTTGCTGCTGAGCCAGGACGCCGCCCGCTACGAGGCCATCGAAACGGCCCAGGAAGCCCGGTTGTCGGCACTGGACAGGGCGCCGGCCAGCGCTATGCGCGACTACGCCCGGGCCGAAATCACGCTGCACCTGGGGCTGTGCCAGCTGCTGTTCAAGCACCTGGTGATGGGCGGCTACCACCTGCGCAGCGGCTACCGCCAGATGCAGGACGTGGTGAAGCATTACCCGGCTTTCCTGCCGGCGCGCAAGACGCTGGGCGTCTGTCAATTTGCGATAGGCTCGTTGCCCGAAGGTTACCATTGGCTGCTGAGTTTGCTGGGGCTGACGGCGAACTCCAGCGAAGGATTGAAAAACCTGGCGCTGGCGGCTGCCCAGCCCCACGACTTCCAGACCGAAAGCCAGATTTACCTCAGCCTGATTCGGGAAGGGTACTACAAAAAGCCCGAAGAAGCCCTGCGGCTTGTCGAGCGCCTGCACGCCCAACAGCCCGACAACCTGCTGTTTTCCTACCTGCTCATCAGCATCAATAAGCGCCAGCACCACGGCGAGGCGGCCCTGGCGGCTTACCGCGCCCGGCCCACCGGCCCTGGCTACGTACCCGTACCTTACCTGCGCCACATGGCGGCCGATTTGCTGCTTTACAAGGGCGACTACGCCGATTCGGAACGCGAAAACCTGGCGTTTTTGCGCGAATACAGAGGCGTGCATTACCGCAAGGACGCGGCGTTTAAGCTCTACCTGGCGGCGTGGCTGGGGAGAGAAC
Proteins encoded in this region:
- a CDS encoding zinc ribbon domain-containing protein; the protein is MTANSAAVAPADVPVAAKLEALLTLQHLDSQLDEIRRVRGDLPEEVRDLEDEIAGYEVRVKKFDEDIQGLNDFIKSRKQASKDAESLIKKYDEQQQNVRNNREFEAIAKEIELQRLEIQIADKKIKEAQYQIDVKNAEISGTKSKLDERRKDLDNKKGELDTIVAENEEEERGLMAQRDEATKPVEDRLLTAYTRIRGNVRNGLAVVLVRRDACGGCFNTVPPQRQADIISHKKIIVCEHCGRILADVEARTA
- a CDS encoding putative porin, with the protein product MLLLTKLAAAAAHAQVLDDSTKVLYGPKTTRVIYEAEVLRDSTGGTLLDTTLTRFPQDRFWAHDTTFQQDLGALGTASRPLLYQPNLQLGARFGRDVFNKYAHDASQIPYYDSRSPFSFFRYIQSGAGEQVFEFNYSRSLKKNFSVGFNYERIASNKILATTGGTGGVGRGLVEHSNLMLYGRLQSENERYHLLFNIGNARHSAAEQGGIWPIIRRALNAETGDSITLGESAPNQLFNYGAQRVYLTKAINREDRDELYFTQTYRLLGRGLTVYHTFDAKRQFNNYSDTELTPLNRGELYFPRVRFYPRVLRNTRAILDRAEFKQVENTFGVLGRTDFAEYRLYGRLRNASLATKTLYSNQVRAARSTTGDSLVVGAPTRTFTQAFVGGTVAFNYHKIYAVEAAGEYKLFDEYWLRASVRTGPLWVEALRSSYSPTLTQQELVGNNYEWHHLPGTPTEFSNTSSTQLTGRLRFNLPDIGRLSQQRFEASASLVNLTNLVYYNTAGMPEQATVAKNLQVVFARHQVHFGRVGFDNQATYTQGGDVTGIRIPKLVTNSRVFYESYIFRKALFSQTGIQVYYQSAYKAFDYSPSTQQFYQQDHFTITNHAVADVFFSADIKAVSAFLKVAYVNQGIISGGYFTTPYYTGYPRRFQFGVRWNFFN
- a CDS encoding Nif3-like dinuclear metal center hexameric protein encodes the protein MPTVQDLARLLEAAAPLAYQESYDNAGLQCGNPQVEITGVLITLDCTPAVVAEAVRRGCNVVVAHHPVIFRPLKRLTGANEVEQTIIAALKNDVAIYAAHTNLDNVRGGVNDKLAEKLGLLKTRVLAPQSGILARLITYVPNRPADQQADVAGRVLAALYAAGAGQIGQYSACSFQAEGTGTFTPGAGTRPAIGAEHRPETVPEKRLEVLLPLHRQAAVLRALRAAHPYEEVAYELIKLENVHQEVGAGLVGELPEALAPAAFRQLLKRQLLVPVVRHTAFEKPIKTVAICGGAGAFLIGAARASGADAYVTGDVKYHEFFGAEGQLMLCDVGHFESEQFTGEVFRDLLTAGFGRTFAVLIAETPTNPVQYDC
- a CDS encoding uracil-DNA glycosylase family protein, whose protein sequence is MSTLADRLLHFLTTFPLPPVLPAGMEAVSPFREPPVRELLSRFAQKYYADNQPRVALLGINPGRLGMGRTGVAFTDPAALAEHCSIANDLPRGRPETSTQFVYKFINALGGPAEFYQHFYISSLYPLVLLKNGLNYNYYDSQALTKALWPDIQLSLRQQVEELGLRRDVAVSLGKRNGEFLKRLNAELGLFDNVIVLDHPRYLMQYKSREEATNVAKYVQTLGGLIHAD
- the lpxK gene encoding tetraacyldisaccharide 4'-kinase, producing MGRLLVFLLLPFSWLYAGVLAVRNWLYDAGWKKSEAFAVPLLGVGNLRVGGTGKTPHVIWLVEELLRQGHRPAILSRGYGRQTTGPRLAGLQDSAATVGDEPWQYFEHFAPQNVPVAAAEKRGLGVRLLLQMHPDTSIIVLDDAYQHRAVRPTLNVLLTEYARPFYEDQVLPAGRLRESRGGARRADVVIVTKCPPDLSAALQGTVQQGIVCYGRPNVPVLFSKYEYGTPQPFAKTLKLKEGEVLPASPPTPPVGAALLLTGIAQPQPLREYIEGQGYTVRYHARLPDHHAFQQKDLEALRAHWQPGWPIFTTEKDATRLHAAALQPALAGLPIYTIPVRVAFLGTGAAELRQLLPGAPAVASSI
- the miaE gene encoding tRNA-(ms[2]io[6]A)-hydroxylase → MKEKTILKLKLNTDPRWVNIAEKNIEDILVDHAWCEQKAASTGISMIIHYPEKTRLVDELTDLVAEEWSHFERVLLELRKRGYALGRPRKDEYVVQLLAHVRKGGARERQLMDQLLVSALIEARSCERFKLLWQNIADQELSKFYYELMVSEAAHFVSYVDLAKEYCDPKQVDERLQELLVIEGEIVTNLPVRDDRMH
- a CDS encoding tetratricopeptide repeat protein; translated protein: MVRGKAAGRWKGAGRVGGVAACLLLSGFAPRQAVPALEQPAETAASAGELTPSSRRAYAEVLKLRLGSARELLRPELTSTPAAPAPLLVANCVDFADLLLSQDAARYEAIETAQEARLSALDRAPASAMRDYARAEITLHLGLCQLLFKHLVMGGYHLRSGYRQMQDVVKHYPAFLPARKTLGVCQFAIGSLPEGYHWLLSLLGLTANSSEGLKNLALAAAQPHDFQTESQIYLSLIREGYYKKPEEALRLVERLHAQQPDNLLFSYLLISINKRQHHGEAALAAYRARPTGPGYVPVPYLRHMAADLLLYKGDYADSERENLAFLREYRGVHYRKDAAFKLYLAAWLGREPAAAVARYRAQINQPGPTDVEEDNYAQHYYHEAVALNPILTRARLLTDGGYNRQALATLRSFRATPATLWRDRIEEPYRRARAFQGLGRLDSAWFYFERTQTVAGPKAPYYFAPQAALQQGYLALEAGKKAQARLYFEKALHYPWHEYKNSTDAKATLALRELK